One window of the Kiloniellales bacterium genome contains the following:
- the katG gene encoding catalase/peroxidase HPI — translation MVRTAVSIVAIPATVLSLLIALVAATPTSAQDKPKSNQFWWPEQLNLQPLRQHAAESDPMGEGFNYAEEFKSLDLNAVKQEIETVLTTSQDWWPADYGHYGPFIIRMAWHSAGTYRVADGRGGAGGGQQRFEPLNSWPDNANLDKARRLLWPVKQKYGRKLSWADLMILTGNVALESMGFKTFGFAGGREDDWEPDLVYWGPETEFLADERYSGDRELQQPLGAVQMGLIYVNPEGPNGNPDPIAAAKDIRDTFGRMAMNDEETVALIAGGHTFGKAHGAADPSKCLGPEPAAAGIEQQGFGWENKCGSGKAGDTITSGLEGAWSANPIAWTTQYLDNLFGFEWVQTKSPAGAIQWVPRNGSDSNIVPDAHDPSKTHAPIMFTTDLSLKLDPSYREIAKRFQENPEEFEVAFAKAWFKLTHRDMGPRARYLGAEVPEEELLWQDPVPAVDYELIDAEDIAELKAKILSSGLTTAELVKSAWASASTYRGTDMRGGANGARVRLAPQKDWEANDPDELTTVLERLETIQQDFNGAQSGGKKVSLADIIVLGGSAAIEQAAKNAGYDVQVPFNPGRTDASQEQTDVESFAVLEPTADGFRNYFGDGNGRSPAEMLVDRASLLTLSVPEMTVLVGGMRALNANAGQSKHGVLTDRLGTLSNDFFVNLLDMSTKWTKSPRSEGVYEGLDRETGKFKWTATPVDLIFGSNAELRAIAEVYAADDAREKFVRDFIDAWTKVMNLDRFDLA, via the coding sequence ATGGTTAGAACTGCGGTGTCCATAGTCGCCATCCCGGCGACCGTGCTGTCTCTACTGATTGCGCTGGTCGCAGCCACCCCTACTTCCGCCCAAGACAAACCAAAGTCGAACCAATTTTGGTGGCCTGAACAGCTGAATCTGCAGCCCCTTCGCCAGCATGCCGCTGAGTCCGATCCCATGGGCGAAGGCTTCAACTATGCCGAGGAGTTCAAAAGCCTCGACTTGAATGCCGTGAAGCAGGAGATCGAGACGGTGCTCACGACTTCACAGGACTGGTGGCCGGCGGATTACGGTCACTATGGGCCGTTTATCATACGGATGGCCTGGCACAGCGCGGGCACCTACCGCGTGGCTGACGGTCGCGGCGGCGCGGGCGGCGGTCAACAGCGCTTCGAGCCGCTCAACAGCTGGCCCGACAATGCCAACCTGGACAAGGCGCGTCGGTTGCTTTGGCCGGTCAAGCAGAAATACGGTCGAAAGCTTTCATGGGCCGATCTGATGATCCTGACCGGAAACGTCGCGCTGGAATCCATGGGCTTCAAGACCTTCGGCTTCGCGGGCGGGCGCGAAGACGACTGGGAGCCCGACTTGGTGTACTGGGGGCCCGAGACCGAGTTTCTCGCCGACGAGCGCTACAGCGGCGACAGGGAACTGCAACAGCCTCTCGGCGCTGTTCAGATGGGCCTGATCTACGTGAACCCGGAAGGGCCCAACGGCAACCCGGATCCGATCGCGGCAGCCAAGGATATTCGCGATACGTTCGGTCGCATGGCGATGAACGATGAAGAGACTGTTGCTCTCATCGCTGGCGGACATACCTTTGGCAAGGCCCATGGCGCCGCCGATCCATCCAAATGTCTTGGTCCCGAACCCGCAGCCGCAGGCATCGAGCAGCAAGGTTTCGGCTGGGAGAACAAGTGCGGCAGCGGCAAGGCCGGCGATACCATCACCAGCGGGCTGGAAGGCGCATGGTCCGCCAATCCGATCGCCTGGACCACGCAATATCTGGACAACCTGTTCGGCTTCGAGTGGGTGCAGACCAAGAGCCCCGCGGGTGCGATTCAGTGGGTTCCGCGGAACGGATCCGATTCGAATATCGTGCCGGATGCTCACGATCCGTCGAAGACCCATGCGCCCATCATGTTCACGACAGACCTGTCGCTTAAGCTCGACCCGAGCTATCGGGAAATTGCGAAGCGCTTCCAAGAGAACCCGGAGGAGTTCGAAGTCGCGTTCGCCAAGGCCTGGTTCAAGCTGACCCACCGCGACATGGGCCCGCGGGCGCGCTATCTCGGCGCGGAGGTTCCTGAAGAGGAACTGCTTTGGCAAGATCCGGTCCCCGCGGTCGATTACGAATTGATCGACGCCGAGGACATCGCGGAGCTGAAGGCCAAGATCCTTTCATCAGGGTTGACCACAGCCGAACTGGTCAAGAGCGCCTGGGCGTCGGCCTCGACCTATCGCGGTACGGATATGCGCGGTGGCGCTAACGGAGCGCGGGTTCGCCTCGCACCGCAGAAGGATTGGGAAGCCAATGATCCCGATGAGCTTACAACGGTGCTGGAGCGCCTGGAGACGATCCAACAGGACTTTAATGGCGCGCAGTCGGGCGGAAAGAAGGTATCGCTCGCAGACATCATCGTGCTAGGCGGTTCCGCGGCCATCGAGCAGGCCGCAAAGAACGCCGGGTACGACGTGCAGGTCCCGTTCAATCCGGGACGCACGGACGCATCGCAAGAACAAACCGATGTGGAGTCTTTCGCCGTGCTCGAGCCGACCGCCGATGGGTTCCGCAACTACTTCGGTGACGGCAACGGTCGATCGCCGGCAGAAATGCTGGTCGATCGGGCGAGCCTGTTGACCCTGAGCGTTCCCGAAATGACAGTTCTGGTCGGCGGCATGCGGGCGCTGAATGCAAACGCCGGACAGTCCAAACATGGTGTGCTCACCGACCGGCTGGGGACCTTGAGCAACGATTTCTTCGTGAACCTGCTCGACATGTCCACGAAGTGGACGAAGTCACCCAGATCTGAGGGCGTTTATGAAGGGCTTGATCGCGAGACGGGTAAGTTCAAATGGACGGCGACTCCCGTCGACCTGATTTTCGGGTCGAACGCCGAGCTGCGCGCAATCGCAGAGGTCTATGCAGCCGACGATGCACGCGAGAAATTCGTGCGTGACTTCATTGACGCTTGGACCAAGGTGATGAACCTTGATCGATTCGATCTCGCCTGA